The nucleotide sequence CTCCGCGATGAGGGAGGCGAAGTCGGGGGTCTTCACCTTGAGCGGCTGCTCGACGCGCAGCCCGAGCTCGAGCGCGCGTTGCTTGACGGGCGGCGCGCGTACCTCGAGGCCGCGACCCGCAGGACGATCGGGCTGGCAGATGACGAGCGGGATCTCGGCGATCTCGTGGAGCGCTTCGAGCGCAGGGACGGCGATGGCGGGGGTGCCGAAGAAGAGGGCGCGCACGGGCGGGGTGTAGCGCTTCAGAGCTGACGAAGGAAGTCGATGAGGGGCTTGAACTCGGGACGGGAGAAGTCGAAGACGCGATCCCTAGCTCCAGGGCCCAGTCGGGGGTCCTCGTCGCTGAGGACCGACAGGAGCGCGCCGATCCGTCCCTTGTCGGGGCTCTTCGCGCGGTGGCCCTGACCGTCCATGCAGGCGAGGAACCCCTCCACGCATGACTTCGGATCGACGTTCTTCGGATCGTTCGCCCACGCTCGCCAGACGAGGGACTCGATCTCTCCGGTGTTGCCGTCGCCGGATACGACGAAGAGGCCAATGCTGGCCTTTCCTTCTGCCTTCTTCGTCCATTGGCCGTGACGGATGGCCTGCTTCGTGATCCGCGTCAGCTCGGTTTCCAGCGATGTGCACGTGGCGGAAAAACTCTCGTCCGCGTCGACGATCACGCCGATGGCCTTCTTCTCGGCGAGTAGCTTGGGGTTCAGAAATGTCTCTAGCTGCGCGACCAGATCGGCCTTGCCGTTGAAGGGTTCGATGAAGACCCCCGCGTGGTTGCGGCTCCCCTTCTCGAGCGCCTCGGCATAGAACAAGAGATCGCTGTACCCCTCGACGATCAAGACACGGTCGCACGCCTTGAGCTTCGGCTTCTTGTCGCCCATCCACACCCTCAACGAAGCTCGATGTCTCCGGCGATGGCCGCTTCGATGTGCTTGCGATCCAGCGTGCGCCCTTCGGCTGCATCGCCGATGCGGTAGAGCTGGATCACCCGCAAGTCGTAGCTCTCGCGCTCGGAAAAACACTCGTGCGCGGCGACGAGGCACTCGCGGGAGTGGGTCGTCGCGAAGACCTGGATGCCGAGCCGCTCAGCGATCTCCGCGACGCCTTTCCAGACCGTCGCGAGCGCGGTGTAGTGGATCCCGTTCTCGAGCTCGTCGATGAAGCAGATGTCCGGCTTGCGGCCGATCAGCGCCGAGACGATCGCGACCAGCCGATAGATGCCCTGGCCCGCCTGCGAGAGCGGGATGCGCTCGCGTAGGCCGACGTCGACGGCGATGAACGGCTTCGACTCGATCGCGTCGAGACGCACGGACCGGATGCGGCCATCGACCTGATTGAGCAACGAGACCAGAAGTTGTTCGTCGTCGTATGCGCGGACGGTCGCCGCGAAGGCATCGACCATCGAGTCCGGCGACCGGTGCTGCACGGATACCGCGTGAACGAAGAGCCGGGTGAACGCCTTGTCGTGAAAGAGGTGGATGTCGCCTTGCTGCCAGGCATGCTCCATGGACTCGGATCCAGCAGCAGACGTCGAGCCTCCCTTGACCAAGAGGACGCGCCTCTCCGATGGATCGGATGTCTGCGCCCTGAGCTCGGATTGTTCGACTTCTGCGCCGTGCTTCGGCAACCAGCGATAGAACCGCTCGTCGACGTCGCCTGCGTTGGCACGAAAGAGCCCTGGCAGGCCCTTGATCATGCCGGGGTTCGCCAGCAGCGTGATCGCCTCCAGCAGCGACGTCTTCCCCGTGTTGTTCTCCCCAACGACGAGGTTCACGCGACCGAGATCGCTCAACGCGAGCCGGGAAAACCCGCGAAACCGTTCGATCTCGATCGACTGGAACATACGTCGCCCTCCTGCGTGCGCCTCACGCCCCCGAAGGGTGCCAGATCGTCTTCATCTCGACGAACCGCTCGATCCACCGCGGGCTCGTCGCGCCGTCCGCGTCGAACCAGGCTGCCTCGTCGATCGATCGTGTCCGCACGCGCTTCACGTTCACGATGCCCGCCTCCTCTGCCTTGCGCGCGAGCTCGGGCGTCACGTCGTGCAGATCGAGCGCCGCCACCTCCATGTGCTTCGCGAGGTGCGGGACGAGCTCCGCCGCGCGGCCCGTCAGCACGTTGATCACGCCGCCCGGCAGATCACTCGTCGCGAGCGCCTCGCCGAGCACGAGCGCCGTGCGCGGATCCGCCTCGCTCGCCAGCACGACGGCCGTGTTGCCCGCCGTGATGATCGGCAGCACCGCGCCGAGCAGGCCGAGCAGCGCAGGACGCGCGGGCGCGACGACGCCGACCACGCCCATCGACTCGGGCACCGTGAAGTTGAAATGAGGCCCCGAGACCGGGTTCAGGCTCGAAAACAGGCTCTGGTACTTGTCCGCCCAGCCCGCGTACGAGACTACGCGATCGATCGCCGCCGCCGTCTCGCTCGCCGCGCGTGACGCCTCGAGCCCGCCACGCTCGAGCGCGCGCGAGAGCTCGCCTTGCCGCGCCTCGAGCATCTCCGCGAGCCGGTAGAGGATCTGCCCACGGTTGTAGGCCGTTCGGCTCGACCAGCCCTCCCACGCGCCGCGCGCCACGACGACCGCGTCGCGCACGTCCTTGCGGGACGCCCAGGGCACGTTCTCCTTCGTCCCTCCGAGGCTCATCGGATCCGCCACCTGGATGTACCTGCCCGACTCCGAGCGGACGAACTGCCCGCCGACCAGCATCTTGTAGGCCTTCCGCACCGACAAACGGGCCGGCGCGACGAACCCGTTCTCGCGCTCGTCCGCGCGGGCGGGCGCCCCGGCCGTGTCTTTTTCTTTCGCGCGCGCCATCAGTCCACCTCGAGATACGGCAGGAGCCCCTGCCGGCCGCCCTCGCGGCCGAAGCCGCTCTCCTTGTAACCGCCGAACGGAGAGCTCGGATCGAACTTGTTGTACGTGTTCGCCCAGACGACGCCCGCGCGTAGCCGCTGCGAGACCCAGAAGCTCTTCGAGCCCTTGTCCGTCCAGACGCCCGCGCTGAGGCCGTACATCGTGTTGTTCGCCTTCTCGATCGCCTCCTCGGGCGTGCGGAACGTCATCACCGCCAGCACCGGCCCGAAGATCTCTTCCCGCGCGATCCTGTGCGACTGCGACACACCCGTGAAGAGCGTCGGCGCGAACCAGTAGCCGCGCTCGGGCAGCTCGCACGGCGTCGAGAAGCGCGTCGCGCCTTCACGCTCGCCGGCGAGGACGAGCTCGCGGATCTTGTCGAGCTGCATCTTCGAGTTGATCGCGCCGACGTCCGTGTTCTTGTCGAGCGGATCACCCACGCGCAGCGTCTGCATGCGATCGCGGAGCTTCTGCATCAGCGGCTCGTACGCGCCCTCCTCCACGAGGAGGCGCGAGCCCGCGCAGCAGACGTGGCCCTGGTTGAAGAAGATGCCCGAGATGATGCCCTCGACGGCCTGATCGAGCGGCGCGTCCGCGAAGACGATGTTCGCCGCTTTGCCGCCGAGCTCCAGCGTCAGCTTCTTCCTCGTGCCCGAGAGCGCCTTCTGGATCCGCTTGCCGACGTCCGTCGATCCCGTGAACGCGACCTTGTCCACGTCCGGATGCGCGACGACCGCCGCGCCCGTCGCGCCCGCGCCCGTCACGACGTTCACCACGCCCGGCGGCAGATCACACTCCTCGATGATCTTCGCGAGCAGGAGCGCCGTGAGCGGCGTCGTCTCCGCGGGCTTGAGCACGCACGTGTTGCCCGCCGCGAGCGCGGGCGCGAGCTTCCACGCGGCCATGAGCAGCGGGAAGTTCCAGGGGATCACCTGCCCCGCCACGCCGAGCGGCCGCGGCGAGCGACCCGGGAAGGCGTACGCGAGCTTGTCCGCCCAGCCCGCGTAATAAAAGAAATGCGCCGCCACGAGCGGCAGATCGACGTCGCGCGACTCCTTGATGGGCTTGCCCCCGTCCATCGTCTCGACGATCGCGAGCTCGCGCGCCTTCTCCTGGATCACCCGCGCGATGCGGTAGATGTACTTGCCGCGCTCGATCCCGGAGAGCTTCGACCAGTATTTTTCGTACCCGACTCTCGCGGCCTTCACCGCGAGGTCCACGTCGCGCTCGTTGGCCTCCGCGACCTCGGCGAGCTTCTGCTCGGTCGAGGGGCTCACCGTGTCGAAGTATTTGCCCGACGACGGCGCGGTCCACTTGCCGCCGATGAAGAGCTCGTAACGTGGCTCGATGCGGACGTGATCGGCGGCCTCGGGCGCGGGCGCGTACGACCACGCCTTGCCGAAGTCGAGCGCTGCGCGCTTGCCGGGCGACGACGGCGCCGCGTGGGGCTCGCCGTTCGTACCTGCGAGGATCGTTTCCTTGGCGGTCATCGTGTCTCCTCAGTCCTTGCTGAAGTAATCGCCCGACTGGTAGGCGCCCGTGCGCTGCGTCTCGAGCTGCATGAGCACGTCGTTGAGCAACGTGGACGCGCCGAGGCGGAAGAGATCCGGCGTGAGCCAGGCGTCCCCGAGCGTCTCCTTGACGAGCACGAGGTAATGGAGCGCCTGCTTCGCCGTGCGGATCCCGCCCGCCGGCTTCATCCCGATCCGCTTGCCCGTCGCGTAGAAGAAATCGCGGATCGCCTCGAGCATCACGAGCGTGACCGCGGGCGTCGCGGCCGGCGTGACCTTGCCCGTCGACGTCTTGATGAAGTCCGCGCCCGCGAGCATCGCGATCTGGCTCGCCTCGCGCACGAGATCGTACGTGCCGAGCTCCCCCGTCTCGAGGATCACCTTGAGGTGCGCCGGCCCGCACGCCTCTTTCGTCGCCGCGATCTCGTCGAAGACACGCGTCTTCTCGCCCGCGAGCAAGGCGCCACGATCGATCACCATGTCGATCTCGTCCGCGCCCCACGCGACGGCGCGCCGCACGTCCTCGAGCTTCACGTCGAGCGCCGAGAGCCCGCTCGGGAACGCGGTCGCCACGCTCGCGACCTTCACGCGGGATCCCGCGAGCGCGCGCTTCGCCACGGGGACGAGCTTCGGGTACACGCAGATCGCAGCGCAAGGCGGCACCTCGGGCGAGGCGTGCGGCCGCATCGCCTTCTGGCAGAGCTGCGTCACCTTGCCCGGCGAGTCCTTCCCCTCGAGGGTCGTGAGGTCCATCATCGCGATGGAGAGCCGGAGCCCGAAGACCTTCGCCTCCTTCTTGATGCTGCGCTTGCCGAGGGCCGCCGCGCGCTCCTCGACCATCACCTTGTCCACGGTGGGCGCCGAGAAATCGGGGTACGTCCGCACCCCGCTCGG is from Polyangium spumosum and encodes:
- a CDS encoding AAA family ATPase, producing MFQSIEIERFRGFSRLALSDLGRVNLVVGENNTGKTSLLEAITLLANPGMIKGLPGLFRANAGDVDERFYRWLPKHGAEVEQSELRAQTSDPSERRVLLVKGGSTSAAGSESMEHAWQQGDIHLFHDKAFTRLFVHAVSVQHRSPDSMVDAFAATVRAYDDEQLLVSLLNQVDGRIRSVRLDAIESKPFIAVDVGLRERIPLSQAGQGIYRLVAIVSALIGRKPDICFIDELENGIHYTALATVWKGVAEIAERLGIQVFATTHSRECLVAAHECFSERESYDLRVIQLYRIGDAAEGRTLDRKHIEAAIAGDIELR
- the deoC gene encoding deoxyribose-phosphate aldolase; the encoded protein is MAAEGGNGKGAAGPSGVRTYPDFSAPTVDKVMVEERAAALGKRSIKKEAKVFGLRLSIAMMDLTTLEGKDSPGKVTQLCQKAMRPHASPEVPPCAAICVYPKLVPVAKRALAGSRVKVASVATAFPSGLSALDVKLEDVRRAVAWGADEIDMVIDRGALLAGEKTRVFDEIAATKEACGPAHLKVILETGELGTYDLVREASQIAMLAGADFIKTSTGKVTPAATPAVTLVMLEAIRDFFYATGKRIGMKPAGGIRTAKQALHYLVLVKETLGDAWLTPDLFRLGASTLLNDVLMQLETQRTGAYQSGDYFSKD
- a CDS encoding DUF3226 domain-containing protein, producing the protein MGDKKPKLKACDRVLIVEGYSDLLFYAEALEKGSRNHAGVFIEPFNGKADLVAQLETFLNPKLLAEKKAIGVIVDADESFSATCTSLETELTRITKQAIRHGQWTKKAEGKASIGLFVVSGDGNTGEIESLVWRAWANDPKNVDPKSCVEGFLACMDGQGHRAKSPDKGRIGALLSVLSDEDPRLGPGARDRVFDFSRPEFKPLIDFLRQL
- a CDS encoding aldehyde dehydrogenase family protein, which codes for MTAKETILAGTNGEPHAAPSSPGKRAALDFGKAWSYAPAPEAADHVRIEPRYELFIGGKWTAPSSGKYFDTVSPSTEQKLAEVAEANERDVDLAVKAARVGYEKYWSKLSGIERGKYIYRIARVIQEKARELAIVETMDGGKPIKESRDVDLPLVAAHFFYYAGWADKLAYAFPGRSPRPLGVAGQVIPWNFPLLMAAWKLAPALAAGNTCVLKPAETTPLTALLLAKIIEECDLPPGVVNVVTGAGATGAAVVAHPDVDKVAFTGSTDVGKRIQKALSGTRKKLTLELGGKAANIVFADAPLDQAVEGIISGIFFNQGHVCCAGSRLLVEEGAYEPLMQKLRDRMQTLRVGDPLDKNTDVGAINSKMQLDKIRELVLAGEREGATRFSTPCELPERGYWFAPTLFTGVSQSHRIAREEIFGPVLAVMTFRTPEEAIEKANNTMYGLSAGVWTDKGSKSFWVSQRLRAGVVWANTYNKFDPSSPFGGYKESGFGREGGRQGLLPYLEVD
- a CDS encoding aldehyde dehydrogenase family protein; the protein is MLVGGQFVRSESGRYIQVADPMSLGGTKENVPWASRKDVRDAVVVARGAWEGWSSRTAYNRGQILYRLAEMLEARQGELSRALERGGLEASRAASETAAAIDRVVSYAGWADKYQSLFSSLNPVSGPHFNFTVPESMGVVGVVAPARPALLGLLGAVLPIITAGNTAVVLASEADPRTALVLGEALATSDLPGGVINVLTGRAAELVPHLAKHMEVAALDLHDVTPELARKAEEAGIVNVKRVRTRSIDEAAWFDADGATSPRWIERFVEMKTIWHPSGA